One stretch of Streptomyces sp. MMBL 11-1 DNA includes these proteins:
- a CDS encoding McrC family protein encodes MTGIQLVEHAPHTTHDLPAAIGRALAASRIVDAAPDPYRTGGWRLRAGSKVGALVVRAPGEDPVTLRITPKVPIAHLFFLLGYALNPRIHQEGTVEVSAHTELVPFFAQTYERAQERALRQGVLQGYRHTQEASPVLRGRLRETDQVRRHHGRLFPLEVAYDEYTTDIPENRLLRAATERLLSLPRVPAGVRRSLQHQRARLIDAEPLLRGAAPPRWRPSRLNLRYQPALRLAETVLRRESPEHLPGDVTVDGFLLDMNKLFEDFVCVALREALTAHGGHCALQAKGVHLDADGTIRMRPDLLRYGDDGRPLNVADAKYKAQKPDGFPDADLYQMLAYCTALGLPEGHLIYARGGALHASHRVRNAGIVIHQHVLDLEGPPAELLGTVRDLARLMAEGAGLASP; translated from the coding sequence GTGACTGGCATCCAGCTCGTCGAACACGCCCCGCACACCACCCATGACCTGCCGGCGGCCATCGGCCGGGCACTCGCCGCCTCCCGGATCGTGGACGCGGCGCCCGACCCGTACCGGACCGGGGGATGGCGGCTGCGCGCGGGGAGCAAGGTCGGAGCCTTAGTGGTCAGGGCCCCGGGGGAGGACCCCGTCACCCTGAGGATCACCCCGAAGGTGCCGATCGCCCATCTGTTCTTCCTCCTGGGGTACGCCCTGAACCCGCGGATCCACCAAGAGGGCACGGTGGAGGTGTCGGCGCACACGGAACTGGTTCCCTTCTTCGCCCAGACCTACGAGAGGGCGCAGGAGCGAGCCCTGAGGCAAGGAGTGCTGCAGGGGTACCGGCACACGCAAGAGGCGTCCCCTGTCCTTCGCGGTCGGCTCAGGGAGACCGACCAGGTGCGCCGTCACCACGGACGGCTCTTTCCCCTGGAAGTGGCCTATGACGAGTACACCACCGACATACCCGAGAACCGGCTGCTGCGGGCGGCGACCGAGCGGCTGCTGAGCCTGCCCCGCGTCCCGGCCGGAGTACGGCGGTCCCTCCAGCACCAACGGGCCCGGCTCATCGACGCCGAGCCCCTGCTGCGCGGCGCCGCTCCGCCCCGGTGGCGGCCGAGCCGACTGAACCTCCGCTACCAGCCCGCGCTGCGGCTGGCGGAGACCGTCCTGCGCCGCGAGTCGCCCGAGCACCTGCCGGGTGACGTCACCGTCGACGGATTCCTGCTCGACATGAACAAACTCTTCGAGGACTTCGTCTGCGTGGCCCTGCGTGAGGCCCTCACAGCGCATGGCGGACACTGCGCGCTCCAGGCCAAGGGAGTGCATCTCGACGCGGACGGGACCATCCGCATGAGGCCGGATCTCCTCCGGTACGGGGACGACGGCCGCCCGCTGAACGTGGCCGACGCCAAGTACAAGGCGCAGAAGCCCGACGGTTTTCCCGACGCCGACCTCTACCAGATGCTCGCCTACTGCACAGCGCTGGGTCTTCCCGAGGGGCATCTGATCTACGCCAGGGGCGGCGCGCTTCACGCTTCCCACCGAGTCCGGAACGCGGGGATCGTCATCCACCAGCACGTCCTGGACCTGGAAGGGCCGCCGGCGGAACTGCTCGGGACGGTCCGGGACCTCGCCCGCCTGATGGCCGAGGGCGCGGGCCTCGCATCCCCCTAA